The following proteins are encoded in a genomic region of Methylococcales bacterium:
- the mnmE gene encoding tRNA uridine-5-carboxymethylaminomethyl(34) synthesis GTPase MnmE — MTDTIAAIATAAGNGGVGIIRLSGKKAKAIALILTQHPTFKPRFAHFSSFYEKENQVLDSGICLYFPAPASYTGEDVVELQVHGGTVVLDMLLRRVLSLGARLANAGEFTERAFLNDKLDLTQAEAIADLIESSTEQSVRSAQKSMQGVFSDQINALVEDLTKLRIYVEAAIDFVDEEIDFLGDGVVETKLTTLIEKIQTIQKTAEQGRLLRDGMTVVLVGKPNAGKSSLLNALAGHDAAIVTEIAGTTRDVLRERIQIEGMPLHIIDTAGLRESDNPIEQEGIRRAREELKKADCVVLLVDSREGKPDAELLNSLPPSIPLITLYNKIDLINHSPESKETPTGCEIYLSLKPERGLNLLKDKLKKNMGYIESSDTVFIARRRHVEALNRANEYVGNALNQLQTTLAGELVAEDLRQAQTSLAEITGTVSSDDLLGKIFSSFCIGK, encoded by the coding sequence ATGACTGATACTATAGCTGCAATCGCCACCGCCGCAGGAAATGGAGGCGTAGGCATTATTCGATTATCGGGTAAAAAAGCCAAGGCTATTGCCTTAATCCTGACGCAACATCCAACCTTCAAACCCCGCTTTGCCCATTTCAGTTCTTTTTATGAAAAGGAGAACCAAGTCTTAGATTCAGGAATTTGTCTTTATTTTCCCGCCCCTGCCTCTTATACAGGCGAGGATGTGGTTGAATTGCAAGTTCACGGCGGAACAGTGGTTTTAGATATGCTCTTACGTCGAGTTCTCTCTTTAGGGGCAAGACTCGCTAATGCGGGCGAATTTACCGAACGTGCTTTTTTAAATGATAAATTAGATTTAACCCAAGCCGAAGCGATTGCCGATTTAATTGAAAGCAGTACCGAGCAATCGGTACGCTCGGCACAAAAATCAATGCAAGGGGTTTTTTCAGACCAAATTAACGCCTTAGTTGAAGATCTGACCAAGCTAAGAATTTATGTTGAAGCGGCAATTGATTTTGTTGATGAAGAGATTGATTTTTTAGGTGATGGCGTGGTTGAAACGAAATTAACCACCTTAATTGAAAAAATTCAAACCATCCAAAAAACAGCGGAACAGGGTCGTTTATTACGCGATGGCATGACCGTGGTTTTAGTCGGCAAACCCAATGCAGGAAAATCCAGTTTATTAAATGCACTGGCAGGTCATGATGCCGCGATTGTGACTGAAATTGCAGGCACGACACGGGATGTTTTAAGAGAACGGATTCAAATAGAAGGAATGCCCTTACACATTATTGATACCGCAGGTTTACGGGAAAGTGATAATCCAATTGAACAAGAAGGTATCCGTCGAGCGCGTGAAGAATTAAAAAAAGCCGACTGTGTTGTTTTATTAGTGGATTCCAGAGAAGGGAAGCCCGATGCTGAACTGTTAAATAGTTTACCGCCCTCTATTCCGCTTATCACCCTCTATAATAAAATTGATTTAATTAATCACTCACCCGAAAGCAAAGAAACCCCAACGGGCTGTGAAATTTATTTATCCTTAAAACCAGAAAGGGGATTAAATTTACTTAAAGATAAATTAAAGAAAAACATGGGTTACATAGAAAGTAGTGATACGGTTTTTATTGCCCGTCGTCGTCATGTTGAAGCTTTAAATCGTGCTAATGAATATGTAGGGAATGCGTTAAACCAATTACAAACCACACTAGCGGGTGAGTTAGTCGCCGAAGATTTACGTCAAGCACAAACTAGTTTGGCGGAAATTACAGGAACAGTGAGTTCAGATGATTTATTAGGGAAGATTTTTTCTAGTTTTTGTATTGGAAAGTAA
- a CDS encoding Arm DNA-binding domain-containing protein — protein MALSDTKIRNLVKKDKLYQVADGGGLSLEILKSGKKVWRMSYRLDGKKERVTIGEYPFITLAEARAKRHEFKEMITHGRSPMKEKQKNKVLKEPDTVALFAELWVQDMVIPNNKKPIAIQRILTKDVMPIIGDKLLKDVSVSDILRITDRIKARGSDSIALDARGILKRLFSYAITRDKVQTNPAAKIDAQYIATAKSRDRSLSSDELAILDLFFKKKLIYHVKIP, from the coding sequence ATGGCTTTATCAGATACCAAGATACGGAATTTAGTTAAAAAAGATAAGCTTTACCAAGTAGCCGATGGGGGCGGGTTATCACTTGAGATATTAAAAAGTGGTAAGAAAGTTTGGCGGATGAGTTACAGGCTTGATGGAAAAAAGGAACGGGTAACGATTGGCGAATATCCTTTTATTACATTGGCAGAAGCCAGGGCCAAGCGGCATGAGTTTAAAGAAATGATTACTCACGGTCGTTCGCCAATGAAAGAGAAACAAAAAAATAAAGTATTAAAAGAACCTGATACCGTGGCTTTATTTGCAGAGCTTTGGGTACAAGACATGGTTATTCCCAATAACAAGAAGCCTATAGCCATTCAGCGTATTTTAACCAAGGATGTAATGCCTATTATTGGCGATAAGCTTTTAAAGGATGTTTCTGTTTCCGATATTTTAAGGATAACCGATAGGATAAAGGCACGTGGTTCTGATTCTATCGCCTTAGATGCAAGAGGAATTTTAAAACGCTTATTTTCTTATGCGATTACACGTGACAAAGTGCAAACGAATCCAGCCGCCAAAATTGATGCCCAATATATTGCCACCGCTAAAAGCCGTGATAGATCATTAAGCAGTGATGAGTTAGCTATATTAGACTTGTTCTTTAAGAAGAAGTTAATATATCATGTTAAAATTCCATAG
- a CDS encoding transposase family protein, which yields MGVSFPGKNHDYGMFKKEFNPELNWFSNFNIFIDLGYLGFNNEYKTNSVNIPHKKPNKSKHNPNPTLTEKQKKENKEMSRERVIVEHVIGGMKRYRCLVDKFRNKKEGVKDLFSFLAAILWNFNMIY from the coding sequence ATTGGGGTTAGTTTTCCAGGTAAAAATCATGATTATGGAATGTTTAAAAAAGAATTTAATCCAGAATTAAATTGGTTTAGTAATTTTAATATATTTATTGATTTAGGTTATTTAGGGTTTAATAATGAATATAAAACTAATTCGGTAAATATTCCTCATAAAAAACCAAATAAATCTAAGCATAATCCAAACCCAACATTAACTGAAAAACAAAAAAAAGAAAACAAAGAGATGAGTCGTGAAAGAGTCATTGTTGAGCATGTAATCGGTGGAATGAAAAGATATAGATGTCTAGTTGACAAGTTTAGAAATAAAAAAGAAGGTGTAAAAGATTTATTTTCTTTTTTAGCGGCTATCCTATGGAATTTTAACATGATATATTAA
- a CDS encoding transposase family protein produces the protein MFKKEFNPELNWFSNFNIFIDLGYLGFNNEYKTNSVNIPHKKPNKSKHNPNPTLTENQKKENKEMSRERVIVEHVIGGMKRYRCLV, from the coding sequence ATGTTTAAAAAAGAATTTAATCCAGAATTAAATTGGTTTAGTAATTTTAATATATTTATTGATTTAGGTTATTTGGGGTTTAATAATGAATATAAAACTAATTCGGTAAATATTCCTCATAAAAAACCAAATAAATCTAAGCATAATCCAAACCCAACATTAACAGAAAATCAAAAAAAAGAAAACAAAGAGATGAGTCGTGAAAGAGTCATTGTTGAGCATGTAATCGGTGGAATGAAAAGATATAGATGCCTAGTTTAG
- a CDS encoding transposase family protein, with amino-acid sequence MKIKEILPRIYDDRQLRALTGLKTEHFILLLSLFEKTLIEDQKEKHENKERKYGSGLDSTLKTPADKLLFILNYMKCYSTFDHLGFSFNMNKSCAHTHVYKLFPILIKTLDIFNVLPATSFSTPEEMQQAFGGVQTLIIDATERAVQRPSDYEEQNEFYSGKKNSIQLKIPL; translated from the coding sequence ATGAAAATAAAAGAAATTTTACCAAGAATTTATGATGATAGACAGTTAAGAGCTTTAACAGGATTAAAAACAGAACATTTTATTTTACTATTATCTCTATTTGAAAAGACCCTTATTGAAGATCAAAAAGAAAAACATGAAAATAAAGAAAGAAAATACGGTAGTGGTTTAGATAGCACATTAAAAACACCCGCAGACAAATTATTATTTATATTAAATTATATGAAGTGTTATTCTACTTTCGATCACTTAGGGTTTTCTTTTAATATGAATAAATCATGCGCCCATACTCATGTATACAAATTATTTCCAATTTTAATAAAGACGTTAGATATATTTAATGTTTTACCTGCAACAAGTTTTTCAACCCCTGAAGAAATGCAGCAGGCTTTTGGCGGAGTTCAAACATTGATAATAGATGCTACAGAGCGTGCTGTACAACGCCCTAGTGACTATGAAGAACAAAATGAATTTTACAGTGGTAAAAAAAACAGCATACAATTAAAAATACCACTATAG
- a CDS encoding transposase family protein: MKGLSDYRDNRGKWHSLTFFIVTVVFAMLVGRSKVFSIHRYMTHKIVWLREVTGIKDAPLVSRAHFPRMLENLDWQDLNQLINAFFDEKTAHIIANEWVAIDGKIMRGTLKSGEKQAIIVSTLNFRVKQISDLQTLRFLSDKIRHRRHFEFTTNSVINIIIKTHG; the protein is encoded by the coding sequence TTGAAAGGACTCTCCGATTATCGTGATAATCGCGGCAAGTGGCATTCACTGACCTTTTTTATCGTCACTGTTGTTTTTGCCATGCTGGTTGGACGCTCAAAAGTATTCAGTATTCATCGTTATATGACTCATAAAATTGTCTGGCTGCGTGAAGTAACTGGGATTAAAGATGCCCCTCTGGTTTCTCGCGCGCATTTTCCACGAATGTTGGAAAATTTGGATTGGCAGGACTTAAATCAGTTAATTAATGCCTTTTTTGATGAAAAAACAGCTCATATTATTGCCAATGAATGGGTTGCTATTGATGGCAAAATCATGCGTGGCACGCTTAAGTCAGGTGAAAAACAAGCCATTATTGTATCTACTTTAAATTTCAGGGTAAAACAAATATCAGACCTGCAAACTTTGCGCTTTTTGAGCGATAAGATTCGCCATAGACGGCATTTTGAATTCACCACTAACTCGGTCATAAACATAATCATAAAAACTCACGGCTAG